In the Methanoculleus taiwanensis genome, AGAACGCGCCGGGGACGTGCGGGTCTTCCGCGAACCGCCACCGGTGCGTCACGGAACACTCGCCCTCCATGAAGTCGGTGTCGGCGAGGCAGTCACCATTGCACGCGAACTCGGCCTTGCTCTCGATGTAGTAACCATCGGCATAGAGGTCGGCAGAGTGGAGCAGTACTCACCGGTGCTCGACCCTGCCGTGGAAGACGGCGTAAAGGCGGCATATGCGCTTGTTCTTCATGAACTCGCGGAGTAGAACCGTCCCCGGCAGAACCGTTACCCAAAAGAGAAGAGGTGTCTTTGGAGAATAGGGCAATCTTTCCCCACATCCGCTATTATCGACGACAAAAGAATAAATATCGCATATATTAAATATCAGTGACGTGAAGTGGTCGTATGCAGCTGCCGCGCGGAACGTTTCACCGCCTTTATAAATCAGTCACCCTTCGTTCACTGAAGGATGAACTTGCGAGTACGCAGTTCACCGGATACTGTTCGATCGCACTCGGGAAGGAAAGCGCCATATTGGTATTCGATAGGGGGCAGGTGCTGCTTGCCGAGTGCGGTGCGGAGAAGGGACAGCAGGCGCTGGACGATCTGCGGAGAAACGAAGAACGCGAGGCAGCGGCAGAGCTGAACCATCTCACACCTGAACAGATCAATCTCGCACAGGAGTTCAACCGCCCCTGCAGCACCGAGTCGCCGAAGGCCGGTGATTCCGGGAGAGCATCGCGGGTCCGGAGCGAGAGACAGAGACAGGCAAGCTCCCCAAAACCGGGGCAGGGAGCAAAGCCGCCCGCACCACCTGCAGCAGCGCCGCACGTTCGGCCGGGCAAAGCGACGGGCGGCAGTATAGGGGCACCTCCGGCTCAAGAGAACCAGGAAGACCTCAACTCGGTCATGCAGACGATCGAAGAGATGGATCTTGAGAAACTCAATAGTACGTTCAGGGCAAACTGCAAGGATATGCTGCGGAGGATTAACCTCGAGCATCTCATTCAAGATGGTGACATGTAGAAGGAGTTGACGCCAGTTATGGATCCAACGGGATATACAACATTCCTTATGACCTTTATCGCAATCACCACGGTAATTCTGGTGATCGCCTGTGCAGGATGCCTCTACTTCATCGTAGATCTTCA is a window encoding:
- a CDS encoding hydrogenase maturation protease, with product MRKNVTETRRRVIACGNPLMGNDGAGASVLHLLMELNPEIDAVDGGTGGLGLIPLMEGYDKIVIVDAMVGIGERAGDVRVFREPPPVRHGTLALHEVGVGEAVTIARELGLALDVVTIGIEVGRVEQYSPVLDPAVEDGVKAAYALVLHELAE